From the genome of Bos taurus isolate L1 Dominette 01449 registration number 42190680 breed Hereford chromosome 2, ARS-UCD2.0, whole genome shotgun sequence, one region includes:
- the C1QL2 gene encoding complement C1q-like protein 2 precursor, with translation MALGLLIAVPLLLQAAPPGAAHYEMMGTCRMICDPYTAAPGAGPAGAKAPPPGPSTAALEVMQDLSINPPPPFIQGPKGDPGRPGKPGPRGPPGEPGPPGPRGPPGEKGDSGRPGLPGLQLTAGAAGGVGVVGGGTGGGGDSEGEVTGALSAAFSGPKIAFYVGLKSPHEGYEVLKFDDVVTNLGNHYDPTTGKFSCQVRGIYFFTYHILMRGGDGTSMWADLCKNGQVRASAIAQDADQNYDYASNSVVLHLDSGDEVYVKLDGGKAHGGNNNKYSTFSGFLLYPD, from the exons ATGGCGCTGGGGCTGCTTATCGCCGTTCCGTTGCTGCTGCAGGCGGCGCCCCCCGGCGCGGCGCACTACGAGATGATGGGCACCTGCCGCATGATCTGCGACCCCTACACCGCCGCACCCGGTGCGGGGCCCGCGGGAGCCAAGGCTCCCCCGCCGGGACCCAGCACTGCCGCGCTGGAAGTCATGCAGGACCTGAGCATCAACCCTCCGCCCCCTTTCATCCAGGGACCCAAGGGCGACCCGGGGAGACCTGGCAAGCCGGGACCGCGGGGCCCCCCGGGAGAGCCGGGCCCACCTGGACCCCGGGGTCCCCCGGGGGAGAAGGGCGACTCGGGGCGGCCCGGGCTACCTGGCCTGCAGCTGACGGCGGGCGCGGCAGGAGGTGTCGGGGTGGTGGGTGGCGGAACCGGGGGCGGCGGTGACTCTGAGGGCGAAGTGACTGGCGCGTTGAGCGCCGCCTTCAGCGGTCCCAAGATCGCCTTCTATGTGGGTCTTAAGAGCCCCCACGAAGGCTACGAAGTGCTCAAATTCGACGACGTAGTCACCAATCTCGGCAATCACTACGACCCTACTACGGGCAAGTTCAGCTGTCAGGTGCGTGGCATCTACTTCTTCACCTACCACATCCTCATGCGCGGCGGCGACGGCACCAGCATGTGGGCGGACCTCTGCAAGAATGGCCAG GTCCGGGCCAGCGCCATCGCGCAGGATGCGGACCAGAACTACGACTACGCCAGTAACAGCGTGGTGCTACACCTTGATTCGGGGGACGAGGTGTATGTGAAGCTGGACGGCGGAAAGGCGCACGGAGGCAATAACAACAAGTACAGCACCTTCTCGGGCTTTCTTTTGTACCCGGATTAG